The stretch of DNA ACCCCGAGCCGGGCATTCCGGGCGGAGTCCGGGGCTGGGCTGACCGGATCGCCGAGGAGCTCAGTTCGGGACGGCAGGACTTCGCGTACGCAAACCTTGCCATCAGCGGACTGGTGTTGCGCCAGATTTTGGATCAGCAGCTGGCCACGGCCATCGCGTTGAAGCCTGACCTCGTCACCCTCTCCGCCGGCGGCAACGACCTCATTTTCCACCGTAGCGACCCCGACCGGCTGGCTGCCATGCTGGACGCCGGAGTGGGCACGCTCAGCTCCACGGGAGCCACAATTGTGCTCTTTACCGGCCCGGACTGGGGCGACACCCTCTTGTTCGGCCATCTCCGGGGGAAGGTTGCCGTGTTCAACGAAAACCTCCGGACCATCGCCGCGCGGCACAACGGAGTGGTAGCCGATCTGTGGGTGCTGCGCCAGCTCTCGCATCCGCAGATGTGGGATCCGGACCGCCTCCACTTCTCCCCGCTGGGCCATCACACCATCGCCAAAATGGTCCTCGACACCTTGGAAGTACCGCACAGCCTCCGGCCTTTGCAGCCCGAACCGCTGCCGACCGGCACCTGGCGCGAAAGCAGGGCGGGCGACGCCGCCTGGTTCGCAAACTATCTGCTGCCTTGGATGGTGAGCCGGATCCGGCCCAGGGGTGACGGCGTGCCGTTGGCTCCCAAACGGCCACTTCCGGGCCCCGTCCTCGCATCCCCTGCCTTGTCCCCTGCCGCAGCCACACCCCTAGTCCAGCCGCGCTCTGTCGGCTAATCTGCAGGGAGGCCCGCAGCCGGGCATCGAAGGTGATCACGAGGAGCGAAGTTGTCTAATCACACTTACAGCATTTCTGAAATTGTCGGAACCTCGAATGAAGGCGTCGATGCGGCCGTCCGAAATGGCATTGCAGAGGCCTCCAAGACCCTGCGCAACCTTGACTGGTTCGAAGTAAAGGAAATCCGCGGCCACTTGGACAACGGCCAGGTGGCGGACTGGCAGGTCACCATCAAGCTCGGGTTCCGCCTGGAGCGCTGACGCCGCAACCGGCGCGCCGCCTAGTACTTCTCCGGCATTTCCATCGTGAGCGCAGGCCGGACCTGTGCGCGTGCCGACGTCGGCCGGGCCCGGCGGGCTGCCCGCTGCCGCGCGCGGGAGCCTGACACACCATGCGGGCCCCTCGGGCCCGTAGCAGAAGCGAAAGAGAGCCCTAATGTCTGAAACTCAGTTCGGCAGCAATGGAACCACCGCCGCGCCCGCCATCCCCGAC from Arthrobacter sp. B3I9 encodes:
- a CDS encoding dodecin → MSNHTYSISEIVGTSNEGVDAAVRNGIAEASKTLRNLDWFEVKEIRGHLDNGQVADWQVTIKLGFRLER
- a CDS encoding SGNH/GDSL hydrolase family protein, which produces MGDSFTAGIGDPEPGIPGGVRGWADRIAEELSSGRQDFAYANLAISGLVLRQILDQQLATAIALKPDLVTLSAGGNDLIFHRSDPDRLAAMLDAGVGTLSSTGATIVLFTGPDWGDTLLFGHLRGKVAVFNENLRTIAARHNGVVADLWVLRQLSHPQMWDPDRLHFSPLGHHTIAKMVLDTLEVPHSLRPLQPEPLPTGTWRESRAGDAAWFANYLLPWMVSRIRPRGDGVPLAPKRPLPGPVLASPALSPAAATPLVQPRSVG